A single region of the Rathayibacter rathayi genome encodes:
- a CDS encoding succinate dehydrogenase hydrophobic membrane anchor subunit: MSTVAPPRTPHTPTRSSGTNWEKWGWIYMRASGVVLIVLIFGHLIYNLLLGDGIKAIDFGFVGGKLANPFWQWWDVLMLWLALIHGGNGMRTLVNDYATSPLLAKTFKGGILVAVVALIALGTWVVFAFDPCPTGTAADLLPSFCAA; this comes from the coding sequence GTGAGCACCGTCGCACCACCGCGGACCCCGCACACCCCGACCCGCTCCTCCGGCACCAACTGGGAGAAGTGGGGTTGGATCTACATGCGCGCCTCCGGCGTCGTGCTGATCGTCCTGATCTTCGGGCACCTGATCTACAACCTGCTGCTCGGAGACGGCATCAAGGCCATCGACTTCGGTTTCGTCGGCGGCAAGCTGGCCAACCCGTTCTGGCAATGGTGGGACGTCCTGATGCTCTGGCTGGCGCTGATCCACGGCGGCAACGGCATGCGCACGCTGGTCAACGACTACGCCACCTCACCGCTGCTGGCCAAGACCTTCAAGGGCGGTATCCTCGTCGCCGTCGTCGCGCTGATCGCGCTCGGCACCTGGGTCGTCTTCGCGTTCGACCCGTGCCCCACCGGCACAGCGGCCGACCTGCTGCCCTCGTTCTGCGCAGCGTGA